ACTTTGCCCGCCAGCCGCACCTGAGCCCGGCGCAGCGCCAGCAACGCGTCGATCAGGCGATTGCCGCGGTCGGCCTGGAGCAGGCCCGCCGGCGCTACCCGGCGCAGCTGTCCGGCGGCATGGCCCAGCGCACCGCACTGGCCCGCTGCCTGGCGCGGCAGCCCCAGGTGTTGCTGCTGGATGAGCCCTTCGGCGCCCTGGACGAGGTGACCCGGGCCGACATGCAGCAACTGCTGCTGCAGATCATCGGTCGGCAGCGCACCGCGGCGTTGCTGATCACCCACGACATCGACGAAGCCTTGCTGCTGTCCGATCGGGTCCTGCTACTGGGTCACAGCCCGGCGCGCACCCTCGGCCAGTGGTCCATCGACCTGCCGGCGCCGCGCGCCGAGCGGATCGAGGAGCTGGGCGCCCTGCGTATCGAGATTCTCAAGACCCTTCGGCGGGCGAGCCGCAATCCCTCAACTTCCCCATTGCCTGCACCGTCGGAGATTGACCATGTGCCTGGACGACTTCACTCACACTCGGCGTGATTTTCTCAAACTCAGCGCGCTGCTGACCGCCGGCGGCGCCATGCCGCTGCTCAACAGCCTGCAGGTCCGCGCCGCCCAGGAGCCGGACGCGCCGGTGCGCATCGGCTACCTGCCGATCACCGACGCCACGCCGTTGCTGGTGGCCCACAACAACGGCCTGTTCGAGGCCGAAGGCATCAAGGCCGAGCGGCCGGTGCTGCTGCGCAGCTGGGCCCAGGTGATCGAGGCGTTCATTTCCGGCCAGGTCAATGTGATCCACCTGCTGTCGCCGATGACCGTCTGGGCCCGCTACGGCAGCCGGGTGCCGGCCAAGGTGGTGGCCTGGAACCACGTCGGCGGCTCCGGTTTGACCGTGGCCCCGGGCATTACCGAGA
This genomic stretch from Pseudomonas sp. Os17 harbors:
- a CDS encoding ABC transporter ATP-binding protein — encoded protein: MSGVLDARQISLGYPGADGWHAVLEDFDLQLHAGEVVSILGPSGVGKSSLLRVLAGLQQPHKGRVSLLGEELSGPHPRVAVAFQDPSLLPWLNLEHNVAFGLDFARQPHLSPAQRQQRVDQAIAAVGLEQARRRYPAQLSGGMAQRTALARCLARQPQVLLLDEPFGALDEVTRADMQQLLLQIIGRQRTAALLITHDIDEALLLSDRVLLLGHSPARTLGQWSIDLPAPRAERIEELGALRIEILKTLRRASRNPSTSPLPAPSEIDHVPGRLHSHSA